A window of Saccharomyces paradoxus chromosome XI, complete sequence contains these coding sequences:
- the CAB3 gene encoding phosphopantothenoylcysteine decarboxylase complex subunit CAB3 (Subunit of PPCDC and CoA-SPC complexes involved in CoA biosynthesis~similar to YKL088W), giving the protein MTDEKVNSDQNMNGKQGVNLVSSLPTTQVPVSILTNKERRKSVHDESNFERTDGHNDQSRSNSNRKNIYKNDYSTNLRDFSFANLKQNNERAKDGHEIQINTNMSPNTNGQQNSFSPSLPSAVSFTVPEVERLPYHRYSISNKPGKQQQQQQQQQQQQQQQQQQQQQQQQQQQQQQQQQQQQQQQQQQQQQQQQQQQQQQQQQQQQQQQQQQKVKLQEQHQRAKQQEREVKQIKGQAQKKQNERQQLIDKKERIANTIFMENTTTDGADTRKYPASNGTSNSEDEIDSPSMEKNSIVHMPGDFIYFNPKSNTSKPMAAKAAASSANNSIHKNKEVITAPTGPRVPFTEFFQKEDDKKFHILIGATGSVATIKVPLIIDKLFKIYGPEKISIQLIVTKPAEHFLKGLKMSTHVKIWREEDAWVFDAVNRNDNSLNLNLILHHELRKWADIFLIAPLSANTLAKLANGICNNLLTSVMRDWSPLTPVLIAPAMNTFMYINPMTKKHLTSLVQDYPFIQVLKPVEKVLICGDIGMGGMREWTDIVEIVRRRINEIRKARDEETGDKEQEQEEQEGIDNEDDDGDDDEEEEDEEEDAALNETASDESNDEEDEDEDEDDENDVKTEVQMH; this is encoded by the coding sequence ATGACGGATGAAAAAGTGAATTCAGACCAAAATATGAACGGCAAGCAGGGTGTTAATTTAGTTTCATCTTTGCCTACCACACAAGTGCCGGTTTCAATTTTGACTAACAAGGAGAGGAGAAAAAGTGTTCACGATgaatcaaattttgaaagaactgATGGCCACAACGATCAATCAAGGTCCAACTCtaataggaaaaatatttacaagaACGATTACAGTACAAATTTGAGGGATTTCTCTTTTGCcaatttgaaacaaaataatgaaagGGCTAAAGATGGCCATGAAATACAGATCAATACAAACATGTCACCCAATACTAATGGCCAGCAAAACAGCTTTTCACCTTCTTTACCTTCTGCTGTTTCATTTACGGTGCCTGAAGTGGAAAGGTTGCCGTACCATAGATATTCGATTTCCAATAAACCTGGaaagcagcagcagcagcagcaacaacaacaacagcaacaacagcaacaacaacaacaacaacaacaacaacaacaacaacaacagcagcagcagcaacagcaacaacagcaacagcaacaacagcaacagcaacaacagcaacagcaacaacagcaacaacagcaacaacagcaacaacaacaacaacaacaacaacaacaaaaggtAAAACTACAGGAACAACATCAGCGAGCCAAACAGCAAGAGAGAGAGGTGAAGCAAATTAAGGGTCAAGCgcaaaaaaagcaaaatgaAAGACAACAATTGATAgacaaaaaggaaagaatagCGAACACCATATTCATGGAAAATACTACCACTGATGGCGCTGACACTAGGAAATATCCGGCATCGAATGGCACGAGCAATAGTGAGGATGAAATAGATTCGCCTTcgatggaaaaaaattctatcGTCCATATGCCAGGTGATTTTATCTATTTCAATCCAAAGTCAAACACTTCTAAACCCATGGCTGCGAAAGCGGCTGCATCATCGGCAAACAACTCCatacataaaaataaggaAGTTATCACTGCACCCACAGGCCCTCGTGTACCCTTTACAGAGTTCTTCCAGAAGGAAGATGACAAGAAATTCCACATTCTAATTGGTGCAACGGGTTCAGTTGCTACAATAAAGGTACCTCTAATTATTGATAAACTATTCAAGATATATGGACCTGAGAAGATTTCTATTCAGTTGATTGTCACGAAACCTGCTGAGCATTTCTTGAAAGGGCTGAAGATGTCAACACATGTTAAAATTTGGAGGGAGGAAGACGCATGGGTATTTGACGCTGTGAATAGGAACGATAACAGCTTGAACCTGAACTTGATATTGCACCATGAATTGAGAAAATGGGCTGATATCTTTCTGATTGCGCCCTTGTCAGCTAACACACTCGCCAAACTGGCCAATGGTATATGTAACAATTTGTTGACTTCTGTGATGAGAGATTGGTCACCGCTGACCCCAGTTTTGATTGCGCCTGCAATGAATACATTCATGTATATTAATCCTATGACAAAGAAGCATCTGACGAGTCTAGTACAAGACTATCCATTCATCCAAGTTTTAAAACCCGTGGAGAAGGTATTAATCTGTGGGGATATTGGTATGGGTGGTATGAGAGAATGGACAGATATTGTAGAGATTGTCAGGAGGAGAATTAATGAAATAAGGAAGGCTAGAGACGAAGAAACTGGTGACAAAGAGCAGGAGCAAGAAGAGCAGGAGGGCATTGACAACGAGGATGATGACGGGGACGATGAtgaggaggaggaggacGAAGAGGAGGATGCAGCTCTAAATGAAACAGCATCGGACGAGAGTAATGACGAGgaagacgaagacgaagacgaagatgatgagAATGACGTGAAAACTGAAGTTCAAATGCATtaa
- the CYT2 gene encoding cytochrome c1 heme lyase CYT2 (Cytochrome c1 heme lyase~similar to YKL087C): protein MISSDQQGKCPVDEETKKLWLREHGNEAHPGATTSSNQLECSANPQENDNNPQYETDVNLSQSREVSTIPRTNSDRNWIYPSEKQFYEAMMKKNWDPNSDDMKVVVPLHNSINERVWNYIKGWEDKQGGEACGGIKLTNFKGDSKKLTPRAWFRSRILHLAKPFDRHDWQIDRCGKTVDYVIDFYSTDLNDTKQQQQPLIYLDVRPKLNSFEGFRLRFWRSLGF, encoded by the coding sequence ATGATCTCTTCAGACCAACAGGGGAAATGCCCCGTAGATGAGGAAACCAAAAAGCTATGGCTAAGAGAACATGGCAACGAAGCGCATCCTGGAGCCACTACCTCAAGCAATCAGCTGGAGTGCTCTGCAAACCCACAAGAGAATGACAACAACCCCCAATATGAAACCGACGTGAATTTATCTCAGTCCAGAGAGGTTTCGACCATACCAAGGACCAATTCTGATAGAAACTGGATATACCCATCGGAGAAGCAATTTTACGAGgcaatgatgaaaaaaaattgggaTCCAAACTCCGATGATATGAAGGTGGTTGTGCCTTTACACAACTCCATCAACGAGCGGGTTTGGAACTACATTAAGGGCTGGGAGGACAAGCAGGGCGGTGAAGCGTGTGGCGGTATCAAACTGacaaatttcaaaggtGATTCTAAAAAACTAACACCAAGAGCCTGGTTTAGGTCCCGTATCTTGCACCTGGCCAAACCTTTTGATAGACATGACTGGCAAATAGACAGATGCGGTAAAACCGTCGACTACGTAATCGATTTTTATTCCACTGATCTAAACGATACAaaacagcagcaacagccACTTATTTATCTCGACGTTAGACCAAAATTGAACAGTTTTGAGGGTTTTAGGTTGAGGTTCTGGAGATCTTTAGGCTTTTGA
- the SRX1 gene encoding sulfiredoxin (Sulfiredoxin~similar to YKL086W) — MSLQSNSVKPTEIPLSEIRRPLAPVLDPQKIDAMVATMKGIPTASKTCSLEQAEAAASAKELPPVDVLGVRAQGQTLYYAFGGCHRLQAYDRRARETQNVAFPVRCRVLPATPRQIRMYLGSSLDIE; from the coding sequence atgTCACTACAAAGCAATAGTGTAAAACCAACAGAGATTCCTCTATCAGAAATCAGACGCCCCCTGGCGCCCGTATTAGATCCTCAGAAGATCGACGCGATGGTGGCCACAATGAAGGGGATTCCCACCGCTAGCAAGACGTGCTCGCTAGAACAGGCTGAGGCGGCTGCCTCAGCCAAAGAGCTGCCGCCCGTGGATGTGTTGGGCGTGCGAGCCCAGGGACAGACACTATATTATGCCTTCGGCGGCTGCCACCGTCTACAGGCATACGACCGCCGGGCCCGCGAAACGCAGAACGTCGCCTTCCCCGTGCGCTGCAGGGTGCTACCGGCCACCCCCCGCCAAATCCGCATGTACCTGGGCAGCAGTCTCGACATCGAATAA
- the MDH1 gene encoding malate dehydrogenase MDH1 (Mitochondrial malate dehydrogenase~similar to YKL085W) produces MLSRVAKRAFSSTVANPYKVTVLGAGGGIGQPLSLLLKLNHKVTDLRLYDLKGAKGVATDLSHIPTNSVVKGFTPEEPDGLSNALKGTDMVLIPAGVPRKPGMTRDDLFAINASIVRDLAAAAAESAPNAAILVISNPVNSTVPIVAQVLKNKGVYNPKKLFGVTTLDSIRAARFISEVENTDPTQERVNVIGGHSGITIIPLISQTNHKLMSDDKRHELIHRIQFGGDEVVKAKNGAGSATLSMAHAGAKFANAVLSGFKGEKDVIEPSFVDSPLFKSEGIEFFASPVTLGPDGIEKIHPIGELSSEEEEMLQKCKETLKKNIEKGVSFVASK; encoded by the coding sequence ATGTTATCAAGAGTAGCTAAGCGTGCGTTTTCCTCCACAGTTGCCAACCCCTATAAAGTCACAGTTTTGGGCGCAGGCGGTGGTATTGGACAACCATTGTCCTTGCTTCTAAAGCTTAACCACAAAGTCACCGACTTGAGATTGTACGATTTGAAGGGCGCTAAAGGTGTTGCAACGGATTTGTCTCATATTCCAACAAACTCCGTCGTCAAGGGGTTTACTCCAGAAGAACCAGACGGATTGAGCAACGCTCTAAAAGGCACAGATATGGTCTTAATCCCTGCTGGTGTGCCTAGAAAGCCTGGTATGACACGTGACGACCTGTTCGCCATCAACGCAAGCATCGTTCGCGATTtggcagcagcagcagccgAATCTGCTCCTAATGCAGCCATCTTGGTCATTTCTAACCCAGTCAACTCTACTGTTCCAATTGTCGCCCAAGTCTTGAAGAACAAGGGTGTTTACAACCCAAAGAAGTTATTCGGTGTGACCACCCTGGACTCTATCAGAGCCGCCAGATTCATCTCTGAAGTGGAAAACACCGATCCAACTCAGGAAAGAGTTAACGTCATCGGTGGCCACTCTGGTATTACCATCATCCCCCTGATTTCCCAAACAAACCACAAGTTGATGTCTGACGACAAGAGACACGAATTGATTCATAGAATACAATTTGGTGGTGACGAAGTCGTCAAAGCCAAGAATGGTGCTGGCTCTGCCACGTTGTCAATGGCCCATGCTGGTGCTAAATTTGCCAACGCTGTCTTGTCCGGCTTCAAAGGCGAAAAAGACGTCATCGAACCTTCCTTTGTGGACTCTCCCTTATTCAAATCTGAAGGTATCGAATTCTTTGCATCTCCAGTCACTTTAGGCCCAGATGGTATAGAAAAGATTCACCCAATAGGCGAACTAtcttcagaagaagaagaaatgctacaaaaatgtaaagaaactttgaagaagaatatcGAAAAGGGTGTCAGCTTTGTTGCTAGTAAATAG
- the HOT13 gene encoding Hot13p (Zinc-binding mitochondrial intermembrane space (IMS) protein~similar to YKL084W), giving the protein MIETAIYGKTVDDQSRCVHWHLPKDVIAIKFKCCDRYYACFECHQELNSHPIERYDLRDDANKYLIICGVCRHEMTFAEYHDNNSNLICPSCASPFNPGCKLHYHLYFRNPPSVMC; this is encoded by the coding sequence ATGATTGAAACAGCCATTTATGGCAAGACGGTGGATGACCAATCTCGGTGTGTCCACTGGCACCTCCCAAAGGATGTAATTGCCATCAAGTTTAAATGCTGTGATAGGTACTATGCGTGTTTTGAATGTCACCAGGAGCTGAATTCTCATCCAATAGAAAGATACGACCTCCGTGACGATGCAAATAAATACTTGATTATTTGCGGAGTTTGCCGTCACGAAATGACGTTCGCAGAGTACCATGACAACAACTCAAACCTTATTTGCCCCAGCTGCGCATCTCCTTTTAATCCAGGCTGTAAACTGCACTACCATTTGTATTTCCGGAACCCCCCCTCTGTTATGTGTTGA